Proteins encoded in a region of the Streptomyces akebiae genome:
- a CDS encoding DUF418 domain-containing protein has protein sequence MGRLVGVDLARALAVFGMYVVHIGPPLSATTGVASWIRYIADGHSSVLFATLAGFSLMLIAGRREPKTGLAGRQARARIAIRAVILLVLGTVLAMEYGGVIILGFYGVYFLLALPLVRLSARTLAIIAAAFALVTPQLAFVLTSLLTSSVQESINAYDPLRRLSEVGVLDLLFTGFYPALTWMSFVIAGMALGRLDLSSGTVQKRLAALGASLTAAAYSMSLLLAGSGALRSMAEDGSSSGSSGSMPPASGSMPPDGGSFPEMSASYLLKAGPHSGTTFDIIGSVGVAILVIVGATVAMDRLPRLRRLAKPVIAVGTMSLTAYVGHFLAQSALSVPAGTGTQQSWVPLLMFVLGATVFAAVWSRFFRRGPLEFLLNAATKPAKHIR, from the coding sequence ATGGGACGCCTAGTCGGGGTGGACCTGGCCCGCGCGCTGGCGGTGTTCGGCATGTACGTCGTGCACATCGGCCCCCCGCTGTCCGCCACGACCGGCGTGGCGAGCTGGATCCGCTACATAGCGGACGGTCACTCGTCGGTCCTGTTCGCCACTCTCGCCGGGTTCTCGCTGATGCTGATCGCCGGCCGCCGCGAGCCGAAGACGGGCCTGGCGGGCCGGCAGGCGAGGGCCCGTATCGCGATCCGCGCCGTGATCCTGCTGGTGCTGGGCACCGTGCTGGCGATGGAGTACGGGGGAGTGATCATCCTCGGTTTCTACGGCGTCTACTTCCTCCTCGCCCTGCCCCTGGTGCGCCTGAGCGCCAGGACTCTCGCGATCATCGCTGCCGCGTTCGCCCTCGTCACACCGCAGTTGGCGTTCGTCCTGACCTCGCTGCTGACTTCGTCGGTCCAGGAGAGCATCAACGCCTACGACCCGCTCCGCCGCCTCAGCGAGGTGGGCGTGCTCGACCTGCTGTTCACCGGCTTCTACCCGGCGCTCACGTGGATGTCGTTCGTGATCGCGGGCATGGCACTGGGCCGTCTCGACCTGTCCTCCGGCACCGTTCAGAAGCGCCTCGCCGCGCTCGGCGCCTCCCTCACCGCGGCCGCCTACAGCATGTCCCTGCTGCTCGCCGGATCGGGCGCGTTGAGGAGCATGGCGGAAGACGGGTCGTCGTCCGGCAGCTCCGGTTCGATGCCCCCCGCCAGCGGTTCGATGCCCCCGGACGGGGGGTCGTTCCCCGAGATGTCCGCGTCGTACCTGCTGAAGGCGGGGCCGCACAGCGGCACCACGTTCGACATCATCGGCAGCGTGGGCGTCGCGATCCTCGTGATCGTGGGCGCGACGGTGGCGATGGACCGCCTGCCGCGACTGCGCCGCCTGGCGAAGCCGGTCATCGCCGTGGGCACCATGTCCCTGACCGCCTACGTCGGCCACTTCCTCGCCCAGTCCGCGCTGTCCGTGCCCGCCGGGACCGGCACCCAGCAATCATGGGTGCCGCTGCTCATGTTCGTCCTCGGGGCGACCGTGTTCGCCGCGGTCTGGTCCCGCTTCTTCCGCCGAGGTCCCCTGGAATTCCTCCTCAACGCCGCCACCAAGCCGGCGAAGCACATCCGATGA
- a CDS encoding RICIN domain-containing protein, with protein MEPSIYEIKGLVSGKVLEAAGLSRADGGNVVIRGGGQRRQQHWAITPTGDGYYFLNNRYSGLCLAVDEGSTADGATIEHSRTRH; from the coding sequence ATGGAGCCCTCGATCTACGAGATCAAGGGTCTGGTCAGCGGCAAGGTCTTGGAGGCCGCGGGCCTCTCCCGCGCCGACGGCGGCAACGTGGTCATCCGGGGGGGGGGCCAACGCCGCCAGCAGCACTGGGCCATCACGCCCACGGGTGATGGCTACTACTTCCTCAACAACCGCTACAGCGGGCTCTGCCTCGCCGTCGACGAGGGCAGCACCGCCGACGGAGCCACCATCGAGCACAGCCGTACCCGTCACTGA
- a CDS encoding alkene reductase yields the protein MPNALWNPTVVGEISLPHRLAMAPLTRSRATPDGVPTELNAEYYAQRASHALIITEGTQPSADGQGYPVTPGIYTEDHIAGWRKVTDAVHKADGRIVIQLMHAGRISHPDNTPHHRQPVAPSAIKPAGQTFTPSGLQEMPEPRELSTEEVAATVDDFRHAAAAAIAAGADGVEIHGANGYLVNQFLFPSANQRTDQYGGSLDNRIRFAVEVATAVADEIGAGRTGIRISPGNPFKLNDLAESDPHELYPHLVRALAPLNLAYLHIGHGGDDELLHTLRKLWPTTLILNRAGADIATRAKDVEDGLADVVTVGTMALANPDLVERVRSGAPLNTPDPATFYGGGAAGYTDYPTHAA from the coding sequence ATGCCCAACGCCTTGTGGAACCCGACCGTCGTCGGAGAGATCTCCCTGCCGCACCGGCTGGCCATGGCCCCCCTGACCCGCAGCAGGGCCACCCCGGACGGCGTGCCGACCGAGCTGAACGCCGAGTACTACGCCCAGCGCGCCTCGCACGCGCTCATCATCACCGAGGGCACCCAGCCCTCCGCCGACGGCCAGGGCTACCCGGTGACCCCGGGCATCTACACCGAGGATCACATCGCCGGCTGGCGCAAGGTCACCGATGCCGTACACAAGGCCGACGGACGCATCGTCATCCAGCTGATGCACGCCGGACGCATCTCCCACCCGGACAACACCCCCCACCACCGGCAGCCGGTGGCACCCTCCGCGATCAAGCCGGCCGGCCAGACGTTCACCCCGTCCGGGCTCCAGGAGATGCCGGAGCCGCGCGAACTGTCCACCGAGGAGGTCGCCGCGACGGTCGACGACTTCCGGCACGCCGCCGCGGCCGCCATCGCGGCCGGCGCCGACGGCGTCGAGATCCACGGGGCCAACGGCTACCTGGTCAACCAGTTCCTCTTCCCCAGCGCCAACCAGCGCACCGACCAGTACGGGGGCTCCCTCGACAACCGCATCCGTTTCGCGGTGGAGGTCGCCACGGCCGTGGCCGACGAGATCGGCGCCGGCCGCACCGGCATCCGGATCTCTCCCGGCAACCCCTTCAAGCTCAACGACCTCGCGGAGAGCGACCCGCACGAGCTCTACCCGCACCTCGTGCGCGCCCTCGCCCCCCTCAACCTCGCCTACCTGCACATCGGCCACGGCGGCGACGACGAACTCCTGCACACCCTCCGCAAGTTGTGGCCGACCACGCTGATCCTCAACCGGGCCGGTGCCGACATCGCCACCCGCGCCAAGGACGTCGAAGACGGCCTGGCCGACGTCGTCACCGTCGGCACCATGGCCCTCGCCAATCCCGACCTCGTCGAGCGCGTACGCTCAGGCGCCCCCCTGAACACCCCCGACCCCGCCACCTTCTACGGCGGCGGCGCGGCCGGCTACACCGACTACCCCACCCACGCCGCCTGA
- a CDS encoding propionyl-CoA synthetase, which produces MGTYEDVFRASTEDPENFWLKAAEGIDWDVTPRRALDSSGAPFHRWFPDGRLNVCFNAVDRHVEAGRGEQAALIYDSPVTDTRRTYTYLQLRDEVAAFAGALARLGVGHGDRVVIYMPMVPEAVVAMLACARIGAVHSVVFGGFAPRELALRIDDAAPKVVVSASCGIEGKRVIAYKPLLDEAIELAAHKPEKSVILQRPQETAELGPHDLDWADLVAAAPPADCVPVPATDPLYILYTSGTTGKPKGVVRDCGGYAVALHWSMGAVYDVGPGETMFTGSDVGWVVGHSYIVYAPLLVGATTVLYEGKPVGTPDAGQFWRVAAEHRVKTMFTAPTAFRAIRKQDPKGTLTAGYDLTGLRHLFLAGERLDPETYHWATDLLGIPVIDHWWQTETGWPIVANPVGIEAAPLKPGSPTRPLPGWDVRVLDAAGEPVPAGVDGAIVVRLPLPPGALPTLWQDDDRYVASYLSAYTGYYLTGDSGHIDDDGYVFVMGRTDDVINVAGHRLSTGSMEEALAAHPDVAECAVIGVADALKGQVPRGFVVLKADVDREPGDVEAELVQLVRERIGAVASLKDVAVVAALPKTRSGKILRKTMRGIADGHDEPIPSTVDDPGVIEALRPVLRRTGHTP; this is translated from the coding sequence ATGGGAACATACGAGGATGTCTTCCGCGCCAGTACCGAGGACCCGGAGAACTTCTGGCTGAAGGCGGCGGAGGGCATCGACTGGGATGTCACCCCACGACGCGCCCTGGACTCCTCGGGCGCTCCCTTCCACCGCTGGTTTCCCGACGGTCGGCTCAACGTCTGTTTCAACGCGGTCGACCGGCACGTCGAAGCCGGCCGCGGTGAACAGGCTGCGCTCATCTATGACTCACCCGTGACCGACACCCGGCGCACCTACACCTATCTCCAGCTGAGGGACGAGGTGGCGGCTTTCGCTGGAGCACTCGCGCGGCTCGGTGTCGGGCACGGCGACCGTGTGGTGATCTACATGCCGATGGTCCCCGAGGCCGTTGTCGCGATGCTGGCCTGCGCACGTATCGGCGCGGTGCACTCGGTCGTCTTCGGCGGGTTCGCCCCGCGCGAACTCGCGCTGCGCATCGATGACGCGGCCCCCAAGGTGGTCGTCTCCGCCTCCTGCGGCATCGAGGGCAAGCGTGTCATCGCGTACAAGCCCCTGCTCGATGAGGCGATCGAGCTCGCGGCCCACAAGCCGGAGAAGAGCGTGATCCTGCAACGCCCGCAGGAGACGGCCGAGTTGGGACCTCACGATCTCGACTGGGCCGACCTGGTGGCTGCCGCGCCGCCGGCCGACTGTGTTCCCGTCCCCGCAACCGACCCCCTCTACATCCTCTACACCTCCGGAACCACCGGAAAGCCCAAGGGAGTCGTGCGTGACTGCGGCGGCTACGCGGTCGCCCTCCACTGGTCGATGGGGGCCGTCTACGACGTGGGCCCGGGCGAGACGATGTTCACCGGCTCCGATGTCGGCTGGGTCGTGGGGCACTCGTACATCGTCTACGCGCCTTTGCTGGTCGGCGCGACGACGGTGCTGTACGAGGGCAAGCCGGTCGGCACACCGGACGCGGGCCAGTTCTGGCGCGTCGCCGCCGAGCACCGGGTGAAGACCATGTTCACGGCACCCACCGCCTTCCGGGCCATCCGCAAGCAGGACCCGAAGGGAACGCTCACCGCGGGCTACGACCTGACCGGTCTGCGCCACCTCTTCCTCGCCGGCGAGCGCCTCGATCCCGAGACCTACCACTGGGCGACCGATCTGCTGGGCATCCCCGTGATCGACCACTGGTGGCAGACCGAGACCGGCTGGCCCATCGTCGCCAACCCGGTGGGCATCGAGGCGGCTCCCCTCAAGCCCGGGTCTCCCACCCGCCCGCTGCCGGGATGGGACGTCCGGGTCCTCGACGCTGCGGGCGAGCCGGTGCCCGCAGGCGTCGACGGCGCGATCGTCGTGCGGCTCCCGCTGCCACCCGGCGCACTGCCCACGCTCTGGCAGGACGACGACCGGTACGTCGCCTCCTACCTCTCCGCCTACACCGGCTACTACCTGACCGGCGACAGCGGTCACATCGACGACGACGGCTACGTCTTCGTCATGGGCCGCACCGACGACGTCATCAACGTCGCCGGACACCGCCTGTCCACCGGCAGCATGGAAGAGGCCCTGGCCGCCCATCCCGACGTCGCCGAATGCGCCGTCATCGGCGTCGCCGACGCCTTGAAGGGGCAGGTACCGCGCGGCTTCGTCGTCCTGAAAGCCGACGTCGACCGCGAACCGGGCGACGTCGAGGCCGAACTCGTCCAGCTCGTGCGCGAGCGCATCGGCGCCGTCGCCTCCCTCAAGGACGTCGCGGTAGTAGCCGCCCTGCCCAAGACCCGCTCGGGAAAGATCCTCCGCAAGACGATGCGCGGCATCGCCGACGGGCACGACGAACCCATCCCCTCCACAGTGGACGACCCCGGTGTCATCGAGGCCCTGCGACCTGTTCTCCGCCGCACCGGTCACACCCCGTGA
- a CDS encoding alpha/beta hydrolase, producing MGASPEAQQFAQFLESVSAKSSTPGLDLAIVRDIVDSNHKASTEPEGVTYAEVDAGGVPALWAIPEGADPDRALLHFHFGGSVTASMHSDRKAAGHIAKAAGARSLVVDFRLAPEHPYPAQLDDAETAYRWLLSQGYEPRNIGSTGHSIGGTLAVMLPLRLLAQGEATPGAIVSVSPWTDLTLQNASVDENEDNDKMLSRNTLELFRGAWLQEPGVDFADPKISLVNADLTGLPPTIVLYGEYETLADDGAQLGRRLKDFKVTSEVHPLPEGQHSFVLGAGRVPEVDEAIQQMGQWLRKHLGA from the coding sequence ATGGGAGCAAGCCCAGAGGCACAGCAGTTCGCCCAGTTCCTCGAGAGCGTGAGCGCGAAGTCCTCGACGCCGGGGCTCGACCTGGCCATCGTCCGCGACATCGTCGACTCGAACCACAAGGCGTCGACCGAGCCGGAAGGCGTCACGTACGCCGAGGTGGACGCGGGCGGCGTCCCCGCCCTCTGGGCCATCCCCGAGGGAGCCGATCCCGACCGGGCTCTGCTCCACTTCCACTTCGGCGGGTCGGTCACCGCCTCGATGCACTCGGACCGCAAGGCCGCCGGCCATATCGCGAAGGCGGCGGGCGCCCGCTCTCTCGTCGTGGACTTCCGCCTGGCGCCCGAACACCCTTACCCGGCGCAGCTCGACGACGCCGAGACGGCGTACCGGTGGCTGCTCTCGCAGGGCTATGAGCCGCGGAACATCGGCAGCACGGGCCATTCGATCGGCGGCACCCTCGCGGTGATGCTCCCGCTGCGCCTGCTCGCGCAGGGGGAGGCGACCCCGGGCGCGATCGTCAGCGTCTCGCCGTGGACCGACCTCACCCTGCAGAACGCGTCGGTGGACGAGAACGAGGACAACGACAAGATGCTCAGCAGGAACACTCTTGAGCTCTTCCGTGGAGCCTGGCTCCAGGAGCCCGGAGTGGACTTCGCCGATCCGAAGATCAGCCTCGTGAACGCCGATCTGACCGGCCTGCCTCCCACGATCGTCCTCTACGGCGAGTACGAGACCCTCGCCGACGACGGCGCCCAACTGGGCCGTCGCCTCAAGGACTTCAAGGTCACCTCCGAGGTCCACCCGCTGCCCGAGGGACAGCACTCGTTCGTCCTGGGCGCGGGGCGCGTACCCGAGGTCGACGAGGCGATCCAGCAGATGGGTCAGTGGCTCCGCAAGCACCTCGGCGCGTGA
- a CDS encoding TetR/AcrR family transcriptional regulator, translating into MGSGHMPIGRRERAKQAKRERIMTAARELFAEHGVDRVTTQQIARRADVAIGTLYLYASTKAELLIMVQNEKFAAAVDSGLAAANAAVGQGALEPVIALIRPVVECVREHIENGRTYVHELIFGDPAEPYRQAGLTLAGRLEDGITGLLTRNEDIGAADAATLARVITAIIHISTTATVWLHRSDEAVLADIRDQIHATLAPHIRAA; encoded by the coding sequence ATGGGAAGCGGTCACATGCCGATCGGGCGCCGCGAGAGGGCCAAACAGGCCAAGCGCGAGCGCATCATGACCGCAGCCCGCGAGCTGTTCGCCGAACACGGCGTCGACAGGGTCACGACGCAGCAGATCGCCCGCCGGGCCGATGTCGCGATCGGGACGCTCTACCTGTACGCGTCCACGAAGGCCGAATTGCTGATCATGGTGCAGAACGAGAAGTTCGCCGCCGCCGTCGATTCCGGCCTCGCCGCCGCGAACGCCGCCGTCGGACAGGGCGCGCTGGAGCCGGTCATCGCTCTCATCCGCCCCGTGGTGGAGTGCGTGAGGGAGCACATCGAGAACGGCCGCACATACGTGCACGAACTCATCTTCGGCGACCCGGCCGAGCCCTACCGGCAAGCGGGCCTGACCCTTGCCGGCCGCCTCGAGGACGGCATCACCGGCCTGCTCACCCGCAACGAGGACATCGGCGCCGCCGACGCGGCAACGCTGGCGCGGGTGATCACCGCGATCATCCACATCAGCACCACCGCCACCGTGTGGCTGCACCGCAGCGACGAAGCCGTGCTCGCCGACATCCGCGACCAGATCCACGCCACCCTGGCGCCGCACATCCGCGCCGCATGA
- a CDS encoding NADP-dependent oxidoreductase yields MRAFVVTKYKEPLQEADVPEPTVGERDVLVRVEAAGLNPLDEKIRAGEFKQILPYKLPLILGNDVAGTVIGVGTAVRGFKPGDEVYARPDQDRIGTFAERIAVAEGDLALKPASISMEEAGSLPLAALTAWQALVERGKVRPGQKVLIHAGAGGVGSIAIQLAAHLGASVATTASGSNADFVRALGADTVIDYRTQDFEQLLTGYDLVLDSIGGETLEKSLRVLKPGGKAIGITGPPDPAFAREAGLNPLLRLAVAALSRKIRRQAKKLGVTYEFLFMRASGDQLRQITTLIDQGAVRPVVGKVVPFDQTPHALQSLSQGGIRGKAVIGTS; encoded by the coding sequence ATGCGAGCGTTCGTCGTCACCAAGTACAAGGAGCCGCTGCAGGAGGCGGACGTCCCCGAGCCCACCGTGGGGGAGCGCGACGTGCTGGTCCGGGTGGAGGCCGCCGGGCTGAACCCGCTGGATGAGAAGATCCGCGCCGGTGAGTTCAAGCAGATCCTGCCCTACAAGCTCCCGCTGATCCTGGGCAACGACGTAGCGGGCACCGTCATCGGCGTCGGGACGGCGGTTCGCGGCTTCAAGCCCGGAGACGAGGTCTACGCCCGGCCCGACCAGGACCGCATCGGCACGTTCGCCGAGCGCATCGCCGTAGCGGAGGGCGACCTGGCGCTCAAGCCCGCCTCGATCAGCATGGAAGAGGCCGGCTCACTGCCGCTGGCGGCGCTCACGGCGTGGCAGGCGCTGGTGGAGCGCGGGAAGGTGCGGCCCGGGCAGAAGGTCCTCATCCACGCCGGCGCCGGCGGGGTCGGTTCGATCGCGATCCAGCTCGCCGCGCACCTCGGGGCGAGCGTCGCCACGACCGCCAGTGGCTCCAACGCGGACTTCGTGCGCGCGCTCGGCGCGGACACGGTGATCGATTACCGCACCCAGGACTTCGAACAGCTCCTGACCGGCTACGACCTGGTGCTGGACAGCATCGGTGGGGAGACCCTCGAGAAGTCCCTGCGGGTGCTCAAGCCCGGCGGCAAAGCCATCGGGATCACCGGTCCCCCGGACCCCGCGTTCGCCCGCGAGGCCGGCCTGAACCCGCTGCTGCGCCTCGCGGTCGCAGCCCTGAGCCGCAAGATCCGCAGGCAGGCCAAGAAGCTCGGCGTGACGTACGAGTTCCTGTTCATGCGCGCCAGCGGCGACCAGCTCCGCCAGATAACCACCCTCATCGACCAGGGCGCGGTACGCCCGGTCGTGGGAAAGGTGGTCCCCTTCGACCAGACCCCGCACGCGCTGCAGTCCCTGTCCCAGGGCGGCATCCGCGGCAAGGCCGTCATCGGCACCAGCTGA
- a CDS encoding alpha/beta fold hydrolase, with amino-acid sequence MSSTGTPNEAVITSYAKAPARTVSAGGVTYAYRELGPKGGIPVVFFVHLAATLDNWDPRIIDPIAKGRHVIAFDNRGVGASTGQVPDSVEAMADDAYTFIKALGYDKIDVFSFSLGGMVAQALVVKHPELIRKLVLTGTGPKGGKDMDKVARTTYWDILRATLTRSDPKEFLFFNRDATGKAAGRAFVNRLKERTVDRDADIKTKAFQTQLKAIKKWGRSAPDDLSSITQPTLIANGDNDRMVPSVLSEDLHRRIKGSELIIYPDSGHGGIFQYHQEFAPLAVEFLAR; translated from the coding sequence ATGAGCAGCACCGGCACCCCGAACGAAGCCGTCATCACCTCCTACGCGAAGGCCCCGGCCCGCACCGTCAGCGCCGGTGGCGTCACCTACGCCTACCGCGAGCTGGGACCGAAGGGCGGTATCCCCGTCGTCTTCTTCGTCCACCTCGCCGCGACCCTGGACAACTGGGATCCCCGCATCATCGATCCCATCGCGAAGGGCCGTCACGTCATCGCCTTCGACAACCGCGGCGTCGGGGCATCCACCGGCCAGGTGCCGGACAGTGTCGAGGCGATGGCCGACGACGCCTACACCTTCATCAAGGCGCTCGGGTACGACAAGATCGACGTCTTCTCCTTCTCCCTCGGCGGCATGGTCGCCCAGGCCCTGGTGGTCAAGCACCCCGAGCTCATCCGCAAGCTCGTCCTCACCGGCACCGGGCCCAAGGGCGGCAAGGACATGGACAAGGTCGCCAGAACCACCTACTGGGACATCCTGCGCGCCACCTTGACCCGTTCGGACCCCAAGGAGTTCCTGTTCTTCAACCGCGACGCCACCGGCAAGGCCGCCGGGCGCGCGTTCGTCAACCGGCTCAAGGAGCGCACCGTCGACCGCGACGCGGACATCAAGACCAAGGCGTTCCAGACGCAGCTGAAGGCGATCAAGAAGTGGGGGCGCTCCGCCCCCGACGACCTGTCGTCGATCACGCAGCCCACCCTGATCGCCAACGGCGACAACGACCGCATGGTGCCGTCGGTCCTGTCGGAGGACCTGCACCGGCGCATCAAGGGCAGCGAGCTGATCATCTACCCCGACTCCGGGCACGGCGGCATCTTCCAGTACCACCAGGAATTCGCCCCCTTGGCGGTCGAGTTCCTGGCCCGATGA
- a CDS encoding strictosidine synthase — MSTSPAAAPLEVKKPLTSSILLWVRTDQPRQRGMDHWKGPHSGIISATPGLDEYRQIHLAEHNTGLWPAIDGVQTAIPADRKIDGVAEVTFQSVLAPLKGREQTKLAYADEINVFRRTLLYAGPPNSSRWYDVAGPGEAVGARALIYLRRREGVGAGAFRKFVNEQLAPALAGTGVLKELRTQTFLPWIEKLWDTPDVAHDNPRDQHFHASVSLGFTDTAARDAFFTGKVIEDLSNRLAPQVSAIHAYDVAAALSYVKNGQILPHYQE, encoded by the coding sequence ATGAGCACGTCACCGGCCGCCGCGCCCCTGGAAGTGAAGAAGCCTCTCACCTCCTCGATCCTGCTGTGGGTGCGCACCGACCAGCCCCGCCAGAGGGGCATGGACCACTGGAAGGGCCCGCACTCAGGGATCATCTCCGCCACCCCGGGCCTGGATGAGTACCGGCAGATCCACCTCGCCGAGCACAACACGGGCCTGTGGCCGGCCATCGACGGGGTCCAGACCGCGATCCCCGCCGACCGGAAGATCGACGGCGTCGCGGAAGTCACCTTCCAATCGGTGCTCGCACCCCTGAAAGGGCGCGAGCAGACGAAGCTGGCCTACGCCGACGAGATCAACGTGTTCCGCCGCACCCTTCTCTACGCCGGCCCGCCGAACTCCTCTCGGTGGTACGACGTCGCAGGCCCCGGAGAGGCGGTCGGTGCCCGCGCGCTGATCTACCTTCGCCGCAGGGAGGGGGTCGGCGCCGGCGCCTTCCGGAAGTTCGTCAACGAGCAGCTCGCTCCCGCGCTCGCCGGGACCGGAGTGCTGAAGGAACTGCGCACGCAGACGTTCCTGCCCTGGATCGAAAAGCTCTGGGACACCCCGGACGTCGCCCACGACAACCCCCGCGACCAGCACTTCCACGCCTCGGTCAGCCTCGGGTTCACCGACACCGCAGCACGGGACGCGTTCTTCACCGGCAAGGTGATCGAGGACCTGTCCAACCGGCTGGCACCGCAAGTCTCCGCGATCCACGCCTACGACGTCGCCGCCGCCCTCAGCTACGTCAAGAACGGCCAGATCCTCCCGCACTACCAGGAGTGA
- a CDS encoding enoyl-CoA hydratase/isomerase family protein, protein MSEQQSTIHYERTSPQIAKITFANPPVNLIAGETVLRLIEIVTELATDPDIQVVLFDSATPDFFYNHFDLAAAADFPASEDPDAVPAWTNLVLELSKAPYITIAAIRGRTRGGGNELALALDLRYASREKAIFGQPEVGSGLLPGGGGSERLPRAIGRDRALEAILTSDDYDADTAERWGWVTRALPDSELDAFVGTVAARLASFDRTSLASAKAQINRASLPPDADLVAAYGEFTHSLTLPGFLTRAAGTQAVVEQAGIDFEYRLGHYIGIANQQR, encoded by the coding sequence ATGAGCGAGCAGCAGAGCACCATCCACTACGAGCGCACCTCACCGCAGATCGCGAAGATCACCTTCGCCAACCCGCCCGTCAACCTCATCGCCGGCGAGACAGTCCTGCGCCTCATCGAGATCGTCACCGAACTGGCCACCGACCCGGACATCCAGGTCGTGCTGTTCGACAGCGCCACCCCCGACTTCTTCTACAACCACTTCGACCTGGCCGCCGCCGCCGACTTCCCCGCCTCCGAGGACCCGGACGCGGTGCCGGCATGGACGAATCTGGTCCTTGAACTCTCCAAAGCGCCGTACATCACCATCGCGGCCATCCGTGGACGCACCCGCGGCGGAGGGAACGAACTCGCCCTCGCCCTCGACCTGCGCTACGCCAGTCGTGAGAAGGCGATCTTCGGACAGCCTGAGGTCGGCAGCGGACTGCTGCCGGGCGGTGGCGGCAGCGAACGCCTGCCCCGGGCCATCGGACGCGACCGCGCCCTGGAAGCCATCCTCACCAGCGACGACTACGACGCCGACACCGCCGAACGCTGGGGCTGGGTCACCCGCGCCCTCCCCGACAGCGAACTCGACGCCTTCGTCGGCACCGTCGCCGCCCGACTCGCCTCCTTCGACCGCACCTCACTCGCCTCGGCCAAAGCCCAGATCAACCGGGCCTCCCTGCCCCCGGACGCGGACCTGGTCGCCGCGTACGGCGAGTTCACCCACTCCCTCACCCTCCCCGGTTTCCTCACCCGGGCCGCAGGCACGCAGGCCGTCGTCGAACAGGCCGGCATCGACTTCGAGTACCGTCTCGGGCACTACATCGGCATCGCCAACCAGCAACGCTGA
- a CDS encoding SDR family oxidoreductase: MPSLDGAVVLVTGANGGIGTHFVHEALARGAVKVYATARSPRAWDDERIVPLTLDITDRASIDAAVAAAADVTVLVNNAGATPPSASLLDVTEADIRANMETNFFGPVFLARAFAPVLAAKKGSVLIDVHSVASWYAFGGAYSASKAALWSATNSLRIELAPMGIHVTGVHMGYVDTDMAAHADGPKMLPTQLVTTVYDAVEAGEYEVLADELTKGVKAALSGPVEALYPDLRSTDA; this comes from the coding sequence ATGCCCTCCCTCGATGGAGCAGTCGTCCTCGTCACCGGCGCCAATGGCGGTATCGGCACCCACTTCGTCCACGAGGCCCTGGCTCGCGGCGCCGTCAAGGTCTACGCCACCGCCCGCTCCCCCCGCGCCTGGGACGACGAACGCATCGTCCCCCTGACCCTTGACATCACCGACCGCGCGTCGATCGACGCGGCCGTGGCCGCCGCGGCGGATGTCACCGTACTCGTCAACAACGCGGGCGCCACCCCGCCGAGCGCGAGCCTGCTGGACGTCACCGAGGCGGACATCCGGGCGAACATGGAGACGAACTTCTTCGGACCGGTCTTCCTCGCCCGCGCCTTCGCACCGGTCCTCGCCGCCAAGAAGGGGTCAGTCCTCATCGACGTGCACTCCGTTGCCAGCTGGTATGCCTTCGGCGGCGCCTACAGCGCGTCCAAGGCCGCGCTGTGGTCGGCCACCAACTCGCTGCGCATCGAGCTCGCACCCATGGGCATCCATGTGACGGGTGTGCACATGGGCTACGTCGACACCGATATGGCCGCGCACGCCGACGGACCCAAGATGCTGCCGACGCAGTTGGTGACGACGGTCTACGACGCCGTCGAGGCCGGAGAATACGAGGTCCTGGCCGACGAGTTGACCAAGGGGGTCAAGGCGGCTCTGAGCGGCCCGGTCGAGGCGCTTTACCCGGACCTGCGCAGCACGGACGCCTGA